The window GCTCATCTTTTTTGTATGCTATAAATGCTGCCCTTTTTTTTTGAAAATAGATGGCGTTTTCTCTTTCTTGACCAGGTACAGGGTTATACAAAATTAATGGAACACCAATTGCTGTTGCCTCACTTAACGTAATTCCACCCGGTTTTGTTATCACACATGTGGCAACCTGCATGAATTCATGAATAGAATCTACAAATCCATAAACGTGAAATCTATTAGACGATATGGCGTTTTCAAGTTCTTTTTTAAGCATAAGGTTATTTCCGCACACAACCGCAACTTCCACTTCCGAGTTAGTAAGTAACCTTTCACATGTTGTAGTTAAATTTTTTAATACTCCATGGGCACCTGCCATAATAAGGATTAACTTTTTGTTTTTGTTTAACTTATACTTTTTTATTATTTCTGTCTTCATTTGTTTTTCATAGAATGCTTTACGAATAGGAATGCCTGTAACATTAATAGAAGAGGAAGGAGTTCCAAATTTCCTTATACTATTTTTAACATCGTTTGTTGCTACAAAATAGCCGTCAATCAGTTCATGAATCCAGAGCTTATGCAAACAAAAATCTGTCACAACTGTGTAAGTTGGTATATAATGCCCTGTAATTTTTCTATATTCAGGTACTGCATTAATTGGAAAAGTATTAATTAATATATCTGGTTGTTCTTGTTGAACTAATGTCAGTAAACGATTCATTCCAAACGTATAATACCAACGAAATAGTTTTTTGTTATAAACCTTTTCCACTCCATAATAAAAGAGTCGGTACAATTGTTTTCCAACGGAGTAGCTTTTCAAATATAACTTCTTTGTCATTTTAGTCACTTTAGGGTGTGATTCTGCAAAGAGGTCACAAACTTTAACCTCCATACCACGCTTTTCACATTCGAGTTTTAACGTATTTGCAACTTGTACGTGACCATTTCCGTATGTTGCAGTTAAAATAAGAACCTTTACTTTACTCTCCAACGCAATCCCCCCTTTAAATAATCTATATAAAAGAAAAATAACACATAAATATGTACGTACTATTAAAACAATGCAAAACCTACGTAATAATTTTCCTACTTGTGTAAATATTCTGTAAATATTATTTTAGAATTTTTATATATGTCCAAGTTAATCAATTTACATAGTACTTTTGGATTTTAGTGGTACAATAATTTTAGAATATTTGAAGGGGGAAACCTGGTGAAAAATACAACAAGAAAAGTATTATCTGACATTGAAATTGCACAACAAAGCAAATTGTTAAAAATCAAAGAAATTGCAGCTAACCTAGATATTCACGAAGACGAATTAGAAAACTATGGACATTATAAAGCTAAAATTTCTTTAGATTTATTAAAAAGATTAGAAACAAAACAAGATGGAAAGGTTATTTTAGTAACAGCAATTAACCCAACACCTGCTGGAGAAGGTAAATCTACTGTTACAGTTGGTTTAGGTCAAGCTTTTCATAGAATAGGAAAAAATGCTGTCATTGCGATGCGTGAACCATCTCTTGGACCAACAATGGGAGTAAAAGGTGGAGCAACTGGTGGGGGATATTCACAAGTTTTACCGATGGAAGATATAAACCTTCACTTTACGGGCGATATTCATGCCATTACAACCACTAATAATGCACTTGCTGCCTTTATCGATAATCATATACATCAAGGAAATCAATTAAATATTGATACAAGAAGAATTGTCTGGAAACGAGTAGTAGACTTAAATGATCGAGCATTAAGAAATGTTGTCGTTGGTCTTGGCGGTCCGAGTCAAGGTGTACCTCGTGAAGACGGTTTTGATATAACGGTAGCTTCGGAAATTATGGCTATTTTTTGCTTAGCCAATAGTATTTCAGATTTAAAGAAGAGACTTGCTAAAATTGTTGTTGCATACGATACGAGTAAAAAACCAATTACGGTTGCAGATTTAAAGGTGGAAGGCGCGTTAACACTTCTATTAAAAGATTCATTTAAACCAAACTTAGTGCAAACGATTGAACATACGCCAGCAATCATTCATGGTGGACCTTTTGCAAACATCGCCCACGGCTGTAATAGTGTGTTAGCTACGAAAATGGCAGCTAAGCTAGGAGACTATGTGATCACTGAGGCTGGCTTTGGCGCAGATTTAGGAGCAGAAAAGTTTTTACATATTAAAGCACCTTCACTAGGTAGCACACCAGAAGCAGTTGTGATTGTAGCAACCATACGTGCTCTAAAAATGCACGGTGGCGTCGACAAAAAACAGCTAACAGAAGAAAACGTTACTGCTTTACAAACAGGAATAACGAACTTAAAGAAACATGTAGAAACAATCCAACAGTTCGGATTACCATTTGTTGTTGCCATTAATGAATTTATTACCGACTCAGAAGCGGAAATTGCTTTCGTTAAAGAATGGTGTGAAGAAAACCTTATTCCAGTTGCGTTAACACAAGTATGGGAAAAAGGCGGAGAAGGCGGAATAGTTCTTGCTAACACATTACTAAAAGTGATGGATGAACCAAAGTGTGAATTTACTCCTTTATATCAATCTACAGATTCTATTGAAGAAAAAATACGCTCCATTGCAACGAAAGTGTACGGGGCAAAAGACGTAGATCTTGCTCCTGCTGTGCAAAAACAAATTCAACAGTACGAAGGAGAAGGTTGGGGGAACCTACCAATTTGTATGGCCAAAACACAATATTCTCTTTCTGATGACGCAAAGAAACTTGGACGACCAACAAACTTTACCGTTACAATTAGAGAACTAAAACCATCCATCGGCGCTGGCTTTATTGTTGCCCTTACAGGAAACGTAATGACGATGCCTGGATTACCAAAAGAACCTGCAGCCTTAAAAATGGACGTAGATAAAGATGGTTTGGCAGTGGGGTTGTTTTAAAATGTTTGACCCAACCGTATTTGATAATTTAAAAGTTGTAATAGAAGGAGACATTTATGACTTAGATTTAGATGGTGAAGTTCGAGTTGTAAACAGAGAAGATATCGTTGATTTGGCCAATATGTCACGTCTGTTTCGCATGCAAGTGACAGTCGATAACATTCTTACCGCCAGCATCGATTTGCGAACTGACCTAGAAAGCCTAACCGCAGAACTTTTACATGAAAAAGTAAAAGATCTTAATAAGCCAGGCTGTAGAGTAACCGTTTCGTTTAAGCAAAAATTAATTGATATACCTTCTTGGGAGTCAAAATTAAATGGTATATGGGGTACTCAATGGCCATATTCCCATAGGATTCAATATACTCACGGGCAAGAAATTGAAAAAACATTAACAACTATTATGAAAATCAATCGACCTATATATGAAGAAAATATAGATGATATGAGAAATTTAATAACATACATCGTGAAAACATTGAAATAAATATATTATTTTTAGCAGCCTATGATAAATAAATCCGGCTGCTTTCTTAATGAAAAAAACTCTTAAAAGACTGAACTTAACGAACAAGAAAATAGTAAAATATGTTAATATATAACTATACTACTTTTTTAAAATCGAACGCTTAGGAGGGGACTTCTATGGGGATTATTGGTTTAGTAATTGACTTGTTTAATAGTATAAAACATTACTTCTTTGATGAAAAAGATGGGTGGGATAAGACGAAAATTTTCGCACTTTCGCTGTTTTGTCTATTTTTAACAAGTGCAATCATTTATGGTATATTCACACTTATATCCTAATAGAAAGCTTTATAATTAGACATAAACGGTAGAAATATACATAATAAAAGTAACTTCTAATCAAAGGTGGTTACTTTTCATGACTTCATTTTACGATTTTAAAGCAGAAGACATAAACGGAAACGTAGTGTCTATGTCAGAATTTAAAGACCAAGTTGTCCTAATCGTTAATACAGCAAGTAAATGTGGATTTACTCCTCAATACGATGAACTAGAATCCCTATACAACGACTACAAAGACAAAGGGTTCGTTGTTCTTGGCTTTCCTTGTAATCAGTTTGGCAACCAAGAACCTGGAACGGAGGTACAAATCCAGGAGTTCTGTAGCCTAAAGTTCAATGTATCTTTCCCATTATTTAAAAAAGTAGATGTGAATGGCGAAGAAGCTCATCCCATCTTTACGTATTTAAAAGAAGAAGCACCAGGATTAATGGGGTCAAAAGCTGTTAAGTGGAATTTCACTAAGTTTCTCGTAAACAAAGAAGGCAAACCGGTTTCCCGCTTTGCGTCTGCAACGAATCCAAACAAATTAAGAAAAGATATTGAAGAACTATTATAATAAGCTATGTTAAAGGTTAATGTTGATTTTGATACCTTTCAAGCAGTTGATTTCGTGCAAGTCGTAGACTCCTGCGGGAGTAGCGGGGGACTGGAGACCCCACAGGCGAAGCCGAGGAGGCTCCAGCCACTACGAAAAGTAAATGCGGCTCGTTCAGCTCCGAAAAGGATAAGACAGGGGCAGCTTGAGGGTGCATTTTCCCCTCAGGATGGCCATGGCTTATCATAGAGGAGCTAGCCGCATGACCTAGCCACGCCCGCGGAAAGAGGAGACTTGCGCGGAAATCAACAGTGGTTTTTAACAGAGCCTTAAAATAAAGAATCGGCTGAAAAAATTAAATTCAGCCGTTTTTTTCTGCTATTCAAT is drawn from Bacillus alkalisoli and contains these coding sequences:
- a CDS encoding diglucosyl diacylglycerol synthase, coding for MESKVKVLILTATYGNGHVQVANTLKLECEKRGMEVKVCDLFAESHPKVTKMTKKLYLKSYSVGKQLYRLFYYGVEKVYNKKLFRWYYTFGMNRLLTLVQQEQPDILINTFPINAVPEYRKITGHYIPTYTVVTDFCLHKLWIHELIDGYFVATNDVKNSIRKFGTPSSSINVTGIPIRKAFYEKQMKTEIIKKYKLNKNKKLILIMAGAHGVLKNLTTTCERLLTNSEVEVAVVCGNNLMLKKELENAISSNRFHVYGFVDSIHEFMQVATCVITKPGGITLSEATAIGVPLILYNPVPGQERENAIYFQKKRAAFIAYKKDELIIYAYKVLGDEDLQTTMRDSCRTLNVPFSAEKIVNSIMKERKKKRDFVFPSTTKKSL
- a CDS encoding formate--tetrahydrofolate ligase → MKNTTRKVLSDIEIAQQSKLLKIKEIAANLDIHEDELENYGHYKAKISLDLLKRLETKQDGKVILVTAINPTPAGEGKSTVTVGLGQAFHRIGKNAVIAMREPSLGPTMGVKGGATGGGYSQVLPMEDINLHFTGDIHAITTTNNALAAFIDNHIHQGNQLNIDTRRIVWKRVVDLNDRALRNVVVGLGGPSQGVPREDGFDITVASEIMAIFCLANSISDLKKRLAKIVVAYDTSKKPITVADLKVEGALTLLLKDSFKPNLVQTIEHTPAIIHGGPFANIAHGCNSVLATKMAAKLGDYVITEAGFGADLGAEKFLHIKAPSLGSTPEAVVIVATIRALKMHGGVDKKQLTEENVTALQTGITNLKKHVETIQQFGLPFVVAINEFITDSEAEIAFVKEWCEENLIPVALTQVWEKGGEGGIVLANTLLKVMDEPKCEFTPLYQSTDSIEEKIRSIATKVYGAKDVDLAPAVQKQIQQYEGEGWGNLPICMAKTQYSLSDDAKKLGRPTNFTVTIRELKPSIGAGFIVALTGNVMTMPGLPKEPAALKMDVDKDGLAVGLF
- a CDS encoding glutathione peroxidase, whose translation is MTSFYDFKAEDINGNVVSMSEFKDQVVLIVNTASKCGFTPQYDELESLYNDYKDKGFVVLGFPCNQFGNQEPGTEVQIQEFCSLKFNVSFPLFKKVDVNGEEAHPIFTYLKEEAPGLMGSKAVKWNFTKFLVNKEGKPVSRFASATNPNKLRKDIEELL